A single genomic interval of Armigeres subalbatus isolate Guangzhou_Male chromosome 1, GZ_Asu_2, whole genome shotgun sequence harbors:
- the LOC134208075 gene encoding uncharacterized protein LOC134208075 → MGGCRCTFRQCENSTASKPGMHFFHFPIRDWPRLEIWAINAGRLEFKELPLSKLKNKVVCQDHFENRMFMNYLQEGLVKTAVPRLDILEDGKTWNVETNEINEREEWIIPEKNESVETETTRMEIQFVDSEHEEFNITPVLSPPKILNKTNKKSTSAMALLATVNNEDHKQEAPAAPAPTAILRKVLVKRKPKPSADNSPKKSKVQLLSIHRLPVKSLPNSVQQRDSTAEEIPSMVMPSSSTDVTEETLAQAAPRTQSAPIEPPASPAVTIITDPAYHVKLDEATARIAEVKKLLTDVLNKPIPEPKVIEVPVPTPMPVPVHKCEPQSDESGSKMEKGPHMNKVQLFNGIKRYLNPTMVALLRMELFAGAPERQWKSDEKSLAVELVNLGENVYGHFLDEFRFRLPAKKDALKWKEDALDDEDDAS, encoded by the exons ATGGGTGGCTGCCGGTGCACGTTCCGACAGTGTGAAAACAGTACCGCCAGCAAGCCGGGGATgcactttttccacttccccatcCGGGACTGGCCTCGGTTGGAAATTTGGGCCATCAATGCCGGCAGGCTGGAGTTCAAGGAGCTGCCGTTGAGCAAACTGAAGAACAAGGTCGTCTGTCAGGATCACTTTGAAAATAGGATGTTCATGAACTACCTGCAGGAAGGTCTGGTTAAAACTGCCGTGCCAAGATTGGACATATTGGAAGACGGGAAGACGTGGAACGTGGAGACGAATGAGATCAACGAAAGGGAGGAGTGGATCATTCCGGAGAAAAACGAATCAGTGGAAACCGAGACCACTCGGATGGAG ATTCAATTCGTTGACTCGGAGCATGAAGAATTCAACATTACACCAGTTCTCAGCCCACCTAAAATACTCAATAAAACCAATAAGAAATCAACCTCTGCTATGGCGCTTCTGGCGACGGTAAATAATGAGGATCATAAACAGGAAGCCCCTGCTGCTCCGGCACCGACTGCTATTCTACGGAAAGTTCTGGTCAAACGTAAACCCAAACCGTCCGCGGATAATTCGCCCAAGAAATCGAAAGTGCAGCTTCTCTCCATTCACCGGCTACCGGTAAAGTCTTTGCCAAACTCTGTTCAACAGCGAGACTctactgccgaagaaattccatCCATGGTAATGCCCTCTTCTTCAACGGATGTCACGGAAGAAACCCTGGCACAGGCAGCTCCACGTACCCAATCGGCACCGATAGAACCCCCAGCATCTCCGGCGGTCACAATCATCACCGATCCGGCGTACCATGTGAAACTGGATGAAGCAACAGCGCGGATTGCGGAAGTGAAGAAACTTCTAACCGATGTACTGAACAAACCCATTCCCGAACCGAAGGTGATAGAAGTTCCCGTTCCAACGCCGATGCCGGTTCCGGTTCACAAGTGCGAACCGCAATCCGACGAGAGTGGCTCCAAAATGGAGAAGGGACCACACATGAACAAGGTTCAGCTCTTCAACGGCATCAAACGGTATCTGAATCCTACGATGGTGGCCCTGCTGCGTATGGAACTGTTTGCCGGAGCTCCGGAAAGGCAGTGGAAGTCGGACGAAAAATCGTTGGCGGTCGAATTGGTCAACTTGGGGGAGAACGTGTACGGCCACTTTTTGGACGAATTTCGGTTTAGGTTGCCGGCGAAGAAGGATGCTCTCAAGTGGAAGGAAGACGCGTTGGATGACGAAGATGATGCGTCGTGA